The following is a genomic window from uncultured Propionivibrio sp..
TGCGGCCGCAGGTCTTCGTGTTGCCGCCGGTCGGCGAGTACGGTTACCGGCTGGTGCTCGATGTCTATCCGCTCGATCCGCCAGATCCACTGCTGCAACTGATCCAGCGGAGCGAATCGCTTTACGGCGGCAATGCCGCCGAGCAGAAACCCGAAACGATCGTCGAGCGGCCGCGGCAGGGCAAACCGGTCGTCGATCGTCTGGTGACGATCACGCTCGACCCCGGCCATGGTGGCGAGGATCCGGGCGCCGTCGGACGCGGCGGCAGCTACGAAAAGCACGTCACGCTGGCCGTGGCCAAGCGATTGCGTGCAAAGATCGATGCCGAACCCAATATGCGCGCCGTGCTGACGCGCGATACCGATTATTTCGTTCCCCTGCAGATGCGGGTGCAGAAGGCGCGCCGTATCCAGTCCGATCTCTTCGTCTCGATTCATGCCGATGCGTTTACGCGCCCCGATGCCAACGGTTCTTCGGTGTTCGCGCTGTCGGAAAGCGGTGCTTCGAGTTCAGCGGCCCGTTATCTCGCCCAGCGGGAAAATGCTGCCGATCTGATCGGTGGCGTCAATCTTGGCGTCAAGGACCCGATCCTGGCCAGAACACTGCTCGATCTGTCGCAGACGGCGACGATCAATGACAGCCTCAAGCTTGGCCGCGCGGTGCTCAACGAGATCGGCGGCATCAATCGTCTGCACAAGGACAATGTTGAGCAAGCTGGTTTTGCGGTGCTCAAGGCGCCCGATATTCCGTCGATCCTGATCGAGACAGCCTTCATCTCGAATCCGGAGGAAGAGCGCCGGCTCAACGACGAGGCCTATCAGGACCGCATGGCCGAAGCGATCATCTCCGGGATTCGCAAGTATTTCATCAAGAATCCGCCGCTGGCCAAGTCGAAGCTCGCTCGGATCGACTGAGGTGCAGCACGGCCGGCAGGTTTATCTCCCCGTATCAGCGGTGTGCAGCAGGTTGAGGGTAGTCTGCATGATCGGACTCACCGGGCGGTCGGCGAAAATCAGACTACCCCATGGCGACAGGCTGTTGGTGAAGGTGTAAGGCAGGCTGCGCAGCAGTCCGTGACGCGCGAAGACGGCTGCGACCGATTTCGGGATGGCCGCGATCATCTCGCTTTGCGCGACGAGGCCGGTGATCGTCATGAACGACGAGGTCTCGATCAGGCCCTGTGGCAGCGGAACATGATGGCTGTGGAATTCCTGCTCGATCACTTCGCGCAGTGGGCTGCCATGCAGCGGGAATATCCATGGGTAGTGTTGCAGCGCCTCGAAACGGATCTTCTTTTTCTGGATTTCGCGCAATGCCGGATGGTTGCACGCGCAGACGAGCGCCAGCGCTTCCTCGCCGATCGGCCTGAATATGCAGTCGCGGCTCGCCCGGCTGCCCGGCTCGGGCATGCGGCCGATGACAAGGTCAAGTTTGCCGGCGCGCAGGAGTTCGATCAGGCGGTCGCTGGTGTCAACATGGATTTCGACCGAGAGCAGCGGGTAGCGCTGTTTCAGGCGGATGGTCGCGTCGCTGAGCGGTGACGATGATGTTGCGCTGATGCTGCCGATCAGCAGGCGGCCGGAGCCGCCGAGTGGCAGTTCATGCAATTCACGACTCAGACCGGCGATCCCGTTGCGCAGGGCGCGGAAGGCGGTCAGTACGGCGTCTCCGGTCGCCGTGAATCTGAGCCCACGCCCGACGCGCTCGAACAGCGGTTCGCCGAAGGCGTCTTCGAGCTCGCGCAGCATCTTGCTCGCCGCCGGTTGCGTCATGCCCAGTCGGGATGCCGCATTCCTCAAGGTCTTGAATTCGCTGATCGCCAGCAATAGCGCCACTTGCCGTAGCCGGAGGCGGTTGAGGAGTTGCTCGGTGCTCGGGGTCGACATCGGATGGCCTGGATAGTTGATAACTTATTGGCATCAATATATCAAAACAATTCACTCTTTCGAGAACTTTGGCGCTGCTAGCATGAGCGTTCGATAAGCAACCCTTTTGCGGCCGACGGACGTCGAGGCGCCGGCGGCGGCGAACCAGGAACAGGCGATATGCTGAGTGGAATCAGGGCGGATCTCGCCCAGGCGCGACAGGATTTTCTCGTTTCCGGCGACGACCGGCTGCTGCCGATCGTTGATGCGCATCATCATTATTGGGAAATGCGTAACCCCCATCCCTGGCTGACCGAGTTGCCGCGCATCCCGTTTCGCTATGGCGACTATGAGGCGATCTGTCGCGACTTCATGCCGGAAGACTATGCGCGGGCCTGTACCGGTCATCGCGTGATGCGTCACGTTGTCATGGAGGGCGAATGGACGCCCGATGATCCGGTCGGTGAGGCGCGCTGGATGTGTGCGTTGGCCGATGGGCGAGGCGAACCGCAGGCGATGGCGGCGCAGGTCTGGCTTGATCGCGACGACGTCGGTGCGGTGCTGCAGGCTTATTGCGAGGCGCCCTTGCACGGTTTCGTCCGCAGCGTTCGTCATAAGCCGCGCACTCTCCCGCGCGAGGATTACCACGCCGACTGGAATGCGCCCGGTTCGATGCGCTGTCCGCGCTGGCGCAGCGGCTACGCGCTGCTGGCGTCAGCATCGCTGATGTTCGAGTTGCAGGCGCCGTGGTGGCATGTCGCCGAGATGGTTGAACTCGCCAACGATTTTCCCGGAACGACGATTGTCGTCAATCACGCCGGTATGCCGGGCACGCGCGACGAAGAGACGCTGCGGCAATGGCGTGCGGCGATGGCGCAACTGGCGCGCTGCGATAACGTGCGGATGAAGATCTCCGGCATTGGCGTGCGCGGCGAGCCGTGGACGCCGGCGCAGCAGGCCTTTGTCGTGCATGCGCTGATCGAGGACTTTGGCGTGGCGCGCTGTCTGTTCGCGAGCAACTTCCCCGTCGACGCTCTGGTTGTTGATCTCCCGACCTTGTGGGCAGGTTTCAAGACGCTGACGCGGGCGATGACGCCCGAGCAGCGTCTGGCGTTGTTCTGCGACAACGCCGTCAGGCTTTATGGCTTGTGTTGACGTCGTTCGTCGTTACTCACCATCACCAGGAGGAATGCATGATGAAACAATCGAAATTTTCCGCGCTCTTGAGCGCCGTGGCGATCGCGGTCGCCTGCCTTTCCCTCGGTGCGCCGTCCGCCGTCGCTCAGGAAATCAAGGCGCGTTTCGGCACATCGTTGCCCGATAGCCACCCGCAGACGCTTGGGGCGCGCAAGTTCGCCGAAATCGTCGAGCAGAAGAGCGGCGGACGCATCAAGGTGACGGTCTATTCCGGCGCGCAGCTCGGCAGCGACCAGCAGATGCAGGCGGCATTGCGCGGCGGCACCCAGGAATTCACCGCGCCGTCGACGGCGACGTTGGCCAATCTGCTCAAGGAATTCGGTGTCTTCGGCTTGCCGTTTGCATTCGCCAGCGAAAAGCAGGCTGACGCGGTCTTCGACGGGCCTTATGGACAGAGCATGCTGGCCAAGCTCGCTGAGCGCGATCTGGTCGGCCTCGCCTTCTGGGAAAACGGCTTCCGCAATTTCACCAACAGCCGTCGCCCCATCGTCAAGGCCGAGGATATGGCCGGCCTCAAGGTGCGAACGATGCAGAACAATCTCTACATCGACATGTTCAACGGTCTTGGCGCCAACGCCGTACCGATGCCGGTGAACGAGCTCTACACCGCGCTGGAGACGAAGGCCGTCGATGCACAGGAGAATCCGTTCACTGTCGTTCAGGCGCAGAAGTTCTATGACGTGCAGAAATACCTGTCGACGACCGGCCATGCTTATGACGCTCAGGTGCTGATCGCCTCGAAGAAATTCTGGGACAAGCTGAGCGCGGCCGACCGTACGCTGTTGCAGGATGCGGCACGCGAGGCGACGCTCTACCAGCGCCAGGTCAGTCGCGATCTGAACGCCAAAGCGCGTGCCGATCTCGTCAAGGAAGGCATGCTGGTCAATGACGTTTCCGATGCCGAGCGCAAGCGCATGCGCGAGAAGTTGCTGCCGGTCATCGTCAAGCATCAGGCGGTCGTCGGCGAGGAGACGGCGAAGGAGTTCTTCGTGGCGATCGCCAAGGTGCCGAACTGAACCGCAGAAATCGTTATGGAGCGCCGGCGCCGGCGCGGGCAGTTTTTCCAATCGTCGTCATTCGATAGGGGATCTTGTGATGAAAAGCATACGGGCAGGGTTGGTCGGTATCATGCTTTTGGGATTGTCGGGCACACTGGCCTGGGGGCAGGCGCAACCAGTCAAACTGCGTTTCGGTCATGCACATCCGACCAGCGACTCGCAGCATATCGCTGCCGTCGAGTTCGCCCGCAAGGTCAAGGAGCGGACGCAGGGCATGGTCGATATCCAGGTGTTCCCGAACAAC
Proteins encoded in this region:
- a CDS encoding TRAP transporter substrate-binding protein, with the translated sequence MMKQSKFSALLSAVAIAVACLSLGAPSAVAQEIKARFGTSLPDSHPQTLGARKFAEIVEQKSGGRIKVTVYSGAQLGSDQQMQAALRGGTQEFTAPSTATLANLLKEFGVFGLPFAFASEKQADAVFDGPYGQSMLAKLAERDLVGLAFWENGFRNFTNSRRPIVKAEDMAGLKVRTMQNNLYIDMFNGLGANAVPMPVNELYTALETKAVDAQENPFTVVQAQKFYDVQKYLSTTGHAYDAQVLIASKKFWDKLSAADRTLLQDAAREATLYQRQVSRDLNAKARADLVKEGMLVNDVSDAERKRMREKLLPVIVKHQAVVGEETAKEFFVAIAKVPN
- a CDS encoding LysR family transcriptional regulator, translating into MSTPSTEQLLNRLRLRQVALLLAISEFKTLRNAASRLGMTQPAASKMLRELEDAFGEPLFERVGRGLRFTATGDAVLTAFRALRNGIAGLSRELHELPLGGSGRLLIGSISATSSSPLSDATIRLKQRYPLLSVEIHVDTSDRLIELLRAGKLDLVIGRMPEPGSRASRDCIFRPIGEEALALVCACNHPALREIQKKKIRFEALQHYPWIFPLHGSPLREVIEQEFHSHHVPLPQGLIETSSFMTITGLVAQSEMIAAIPKSVAAVFARHGLLRSLPYTFTNSLSPWGSLIFADRPVSPIMQTTLNLLHTADTGR
- a CDS encoding N-acetylmuramoyl-L-alanine amidase — translated: MSEQFPFVFRRRQLVRSLGAALFLSVTPVGRAAVSRGSGILAVRVWPAADYTRVAIEHSDPLKFTHFTIKNPDRLVVDLEGVEFNGVLDGMAGKIAPDDPNIKLLRAGRFKPGVVRLVMELKNEVRPQVFVLPPVGEYGYRLVLDVYPLDPPDPLLQLIQRSESLYGGNAAEQKPETIVERPRQGKPVVDRLVTITLDPGHGGEDPGAVGRGGSYEKHVTLAVAKRLRAKIDAEPNMRAVLTRDTDYFVPLQMRVQKARRIQSDLFVSIHADAFTRPDANGSSVFALSESGASSSAARYLAQRENAADLIGGVNLGVKDPILARTLLDLSQTATINDSLKLGRAVLNEIGGINRLHKDNVEQAGFAVLKAPDIPSILIETAFISNPEEERRLNDEAYQDRMAEAIISGIRKYFIKNPPLAKSKLARID
- a CDS encoding amidohydrolase family protein, whose product is MLSGIRADLAQARQDFLVSGDDRLLPIVDAHHHYWEMRNPHPWLTELPRIPFRYGDYEAICRDFMPEDYARACTGHRVMRHVVMEGEWTPDDPVGEARWMCALADGRGEPQAMAAQVWLDRDDVGAVLQAYCEAPLHGFVRSVRHKPRTLPREDYHADWNAPGSMRCPRWRSGYALLASASLMFELQAPWWHVAEMVELANDFPGTTIVVNHAGMPGTRDEETLRQWRAAMAQLARCDNVRMKISGIGVRGEPWTPAQQAFVVHALIEDFGVARCLFASNFPVDALVVDLPTLWAGFKTLTRAMTPEQRLALFCDNAVRLYGLC